One window from the genome of Natronomonas pharaonis DSM 2160 encodes:
- a CDS encoding sensor histidine kinase, which yields MKLRRAFAVVLVVVAVVLTVAVASGFQLYGDALEQSERESLGGTADVTAGQLEDLLAERSRTVELHAGDPALTSTDEERRASLARFVERTTFQGASVVDADGRILDIESEGLSAAERQDLSGSDLSDRLYVQRALDGETHVSDPVAAETGNFIVTISTPIERDGEIVGALNAALHLDDDAFFASVAPDPSADTAVRVTTDGTTLFETGPWDRADLLAAGSDLETADWTVTVARPEAAVVGAAQTATLLQLGSVVIVLVTLVGFAGWFYRHNLRQVDALLSGFDRLADREYGTRVDLGATDEWAEIGRRFNAVSRELAVRERELEATVDRLEQSRAELAQFTHVAYHDLQEPLRMVSAHLTLLESEYGDDLDAEAQASIAHAVTGAERMRQLIDDLLAFARLETDAGESTTVDTEQVLERAIDNLDVSVTAADAEIEYDVLPAVEGTERQLVQLFQNLLSNAIEYNEAGTPRVTISASECDGRYRFSVADDGVGIPEPQQDKLFELFTRGDRDDESRTGVGLAVCKRIVEAHGGDIWVDSTVGDGSTFYFTLPTPDEHDSERR from the coding sequence ATGAAGCTCCGCCGCGCCTTCGCCGTTGTTCTCGTTGTCGTTGCCGTTGTCCTCACTGTCGCCGTCGCCTCGGGGTTTCAGCTCTACGGCGACGCCTTAGAGCAAAGCGAGCGCGAGTCGCTCGGCGGAACCGCGGATGTGACAGCAGGCCAGCTTGAGGACCTATTGGCCGAGCGGTCACGCACGGTCGAGCTACACGCCGGCGACCCGGCGTTAACCAGCACTGACGAGGAGCGGCGTGCCTCGCTGGCCCGATTCGTCGAGCGAACGACCTTCCAGGGTGCATCCGTCGTCGACGCCGACGGCCGGATACTCGATATCGAGTCGGAGGGACTCTCGGCGGCCGAGCGCCAAGACCTGAGCGGAAGCGACCTCAGCGACCGGCTGTACGTCCAACGGGCACTGGATGGCGAAACACATGTCAGCGACCCCGTGGCGGCTGAAACCGGGAACTTCATCGTCACTATCAGCACCCCCATCGAGCGGGACGGCGAGATAGTCGGGGCGCTCAACGCCGCCTTGCATCTCGATGACGACGCGTTCTTTGCATCCGTCGCGCCGGACCCCAGCGCCGACACCGCCGTCCGAGTGACCACCGACGGGACGACGCTTTTCGAGACCGGCCCGTGGGACCGCGCCGACCTGCTGGCCGCGGGAAGCGACCTCGAAACGGCTGACTGGACGGTAACGGTCGCCCGCCCGGAGGCAGCCGTCGTCGGCGCGGCCCAGACTGCGACACTCCTGCAGCTTGGGTCAGTAGTCATCGTTCTCGTGACACTTGTCGGCTTTGCGGGCTGGTTCTACCGCCATAACCTCCGGCAAGTCGACGCGCTCCTGTCCGGGTTCGACCGGCTCGCCGACCGGGAGTACGGGACCCGCGTTGACCTCGGGGCGACCGACGAGTGGGCCGAAATCGGCCGTCGGTTCAACGCCGTCAGCCGCGAGCTTGCGGTTCGTGAACGGGAACTCGAGGCGACTGTCGACCGGCTCGAACAGTCCCGGGCCGAGCTGGCGCAGTTCACCCACGTCGCGTACCACGACCTTCAGGAGCCGTTGCGGATGGTGTCTGCACATCTGACGCTCTTGGAGTCCGAATACGGCGACGACCTCGATGCGGAGGCACAGGCGTCCATAGCACACGCGGTGACGGGCGCCGAGCGGATGCGGCAGCTCATCGACGACCTGCTGGCGTTTGCGCGGCTCGAAACCGACGCTGGCGAGAGTACGACGGTCGATACCGAACAGGTCCTCGAACGGGCCATCGACAACCTCGATGTGAGTGTCACGGCCGCCGACGCCGAAATCGAGTACGACGTGCTACCGGCCGTTGAGGGGACTGAACGACAGCTCGTCCAGCTGTTCCAGAACCTGCTTTCGAACGCAATCGAGTACAACGAGGCCGGGACGCCGCGTGTCACCATCTCCGCAAGCGAGTGTGACGGCCGCTACCGGTTCTCCGTGGCCGACGACGGCGTCGGCATCCCCGAACCCCAGCAGGACAAGCTCTTCGAGCTTTTCACTCGGGGCGACCGCGACGACGAATCGCGCACCGGCGTCGGTCTGGCGGTCTGTAAGCGCATCGTCGAAGCCCACGGTGGCGACATCTGGGTTGATTCGACGGTCGGCGACGGCTCGACGTTTTACTTTACGCTGCCGACCCCAGACGAACACGACAGCGAGCGACGCTGA
- a CDS encoding sensor histidine kinase: MATREGIRLATVGITVPQETLEALSAHDIEVSTDTTADAAFSTATAADEMATDDFDCAIVSDSTVREWSTRVPCAGVDGCPVVVAVDDGNERLARDALDSFAAEFVRSETVHGDGDLLAHRVRTAISAATDVDAATHRDVEARRKRLRALFDKAPDAVVLHDADGAVLDVNERLVENLGYSRSELQSMSVADFEAGHDIESLRAFWSELDVGETGTLEGTHRRADGSTFPVEIWLNKLEIDGEVQFLAFARDITERKEHESALQRARDELRQIIDLVPDLLFVKDANGEYLLANETTADYYGLAPDEVVGRTDAEVLPDETEAEAFREQDRHVIDSGEPTHVDREELTTADGETRVLETTKIPFEVAGTDETAVLGYARDITERDTYERELDARRRELRESNERLQQFAYVVSHDLQEPLRMVSSYLDLLESEYSDDLDAEAREYIDFAVDGAERMSRMIDALLSYSRVETRGEEPAPVDAAAVFEEAHRDLKQRIEETNARIEADDLPTVLADRSQLGQLFRNLLSNAIEYAGDEPPVVDVAVERQNGEYVFAVADEGVGIHERDREDIFEVFQRGRNADRGSGTGIGLAICRRIVDRHGGDIWVDSTVGDGTTFYFTLPAPEGDAG, encoded by the coding sequence ATGGCGACCAGAGAGGGGATTCGGCTCGCGACGGTGGGAATAACGGTCCCACAGGAGACGCTGGAGGCGCTTTCCGCCCACGACATCGAGGTCAGTACCGATACGACAGCGGACGCCGCCTTCAGCACCGCTACCGCTGCAGACGAGATGGCAACCGATGACTTCGATTGTGCTATTGTCTCCGATTCGACCGTCAGGGAGTGGTCGACACGGGTGCCCTGCGCCGGTGTCGACGGTTGCCCGGTCGTCGTCGCCGTCGACGACGGCAACGAACGGCTTGCCCGCGACGCGCTTGATTCCTTTGCTGCCGAGTTCGTTCGTTCCGAAACAGTCCACGGCGACGGTGACCTCCTTGCCCACCGGGTCCGGACAGCTATCTCGGCGGCGACCGATGTCGACGCCGCCACACATCGCGACGTGGAGGCACGCCGCAAGCGACTCCGCGCGCTCTTTGATAAGGCTCCCGACGCTGTTGTGCTCCACGACGCTGACGGTGCCGTTCTCGACGTGAACGAGCGGCTCGTCGAGAACCTCGGCTACTCCCGGTCGGAACTGCAGTCGATGTCGGTTGCGGACTTCGAGGCCGGCCACGATATCGAGTCGCTCCGGGCGTTTTGGTCGGAACTGGACGTCGGAGAAACCGGGACACTCGAAGGCACCCATCGCCGCGCCGACGGGTCTACCTTTCCGGTCGAAATCTGGCTCAACAAGCTCGAAATCGACGGCGAGGTGCAGTTTCTCGCTTTCGCCCGGGACATCACAGAGCGGAAGGAACACGAAAGCGCCCTCCAGCGGGCCCGTGATGAGCTCCGGCAGATAATCGACCTCGTTCCCGACCTGCTGTTTGTCAAGGACGCCAACGGCGAATATCTGCTCGCAAACGAAACGACCGCCGACTACTACGGGCTTGCGCCTGACGAGGTCGTCGGCCGAACCGACGCCGAGGTGCTTCCGGACGAGACAGAGGCGGAAGCGTTCCGCGAACAGGACCGCCACGTCATCGACAGCGGCGAGCCCACACACGTCGACAGAGAGGAACTCACGACGGCCGATGGCGAAACACGGGTGCTGGAGACGACGAAAATACCGTTCGAGGTCGCCGGCACCGACGAGACGGCGGTGCTCGGCTACGCCCGCGACATTACGGAGCGAGACACCTACGAGCGCGAACTTGATGCCCGACGACGCGAACTCCGGGAGTCAAACGAACGGCTCCAGCAGTTCGCCTACGTCGTCTCCCATGACCTTCAGGAACCGTTGCGGATGGTTTCAAGTTACCTGGACCTGCTTGAATCCGAGTACAGCGACGACCTCGACGCCGAAGCACGGGAGTACATCGACTTCGCTGTCGATGGTGCCGAGCGGATGAGCCGGATGATAGACGCCCTGCTTTCGTATTCCCGTGTCGAGACACGCGGCGAGGAGCCGGCCCCCGTCGATGCCGCGGCGGTTTTCGAGGAGGCTCACAGAGACCTCAAGCAGCGCATCGAAGAGACCAACGCCAGAATCGAGGCCGACGACCTCCCGACGGTTCTTGCTGACCGGAGCCAGCTGGGCCAGCTGTTCCGGAACCTGCTTTCGAACGCAATCGAGTATGCGGGCGACGAGCCGCCAGTTGTCGATGTTGCGGTCGAACGGCAGAACGGCGAGTACGTTTTCGCTGTCGCTGACGAGGGGGTCGGCATTCACGAACGCGACCGCGAGGACATCTTTGAGGTCTTCCAGCGCGGGCGCAACGCCGACCGCGGTTCCGGAACCGGCATCGGGCTCGCTATCTGCCGTCGCATCGTCGACCGCCACGGCGGTGACATCTGGGTTGATTCGACGGTCGGCGACGGAACGACGTTCTACTTCACGCTGCCGGCACCAGAGGGTGACGCCGGATGA
- a CDS encoding DUF7261 family protein, with protein sequence MGLARLNRGQLVLVAAAVIAIGLVPILFAYLQLGFHPDVDRTPAVAGDDAVAYLDRSVHDAAAATAGDYAAHESDDLADAVRDSIDDDIEALARSRLEEGVGYEVTYNATAAAGWEGAACETGPGARFGDCAADGGVVVQPRAGDAVLVAVAFDVRAIGPESTAELTVVIDVGG encoded by the coding sequence ATGGGTCTGGCACGTCTGAACCGCGGGCAACTCGTGTTGGTCGCGGCGGCCGTCATCGCCATCGGGCTGGTGCCGATACTGTTTGCCTATCTCCAGCTCGGCTTTCATCCGGATGTCGACCGAACGCCGGCGGTTGCCGGCGACGACGCCGTTGCCTATCTCGACCGGTCGGTTCACGACGCCGCTGCGGCGACGGCGGGCGACTACGCGGCACACGAATCCGACGACCTGGCCGACGCCGTTCGCGATTCGATTGATGACGACATCGAAGCGTTGGCCCGCTCGCGCCTCGAAGAGGGGGTCGGCTACGAGGTCACGTACAATGCGACCGCCGCGGCCGGCTGGGAGGGGGCCGCCTGCGAGACGGGTCCAGGTGCCCGGTTTGGGGATTGCGCCGCCGACGGCGGTGTCGTCGTGCAGCCGCGGGCGGGCGACGCGGTCCTCGTCGCCGTTGCGTTCGATGTCCGGGCTATCGGTCCCGAGTCGACGGCCGAACTGACCGTTGTCATCGATGTCGGTGGATGA
- a CDS encoding DUF7262 family protein — protein sequence MPDRGQLSLSIVEAGVGVVFVLAVALGFALGVPAPDTETPQLDAYADDVATVLANEPPRHGGETRLEEVTRSPAAFDRERDALESRVDRLLSANLMYRLETPHGAVGYERPAGSPAGQATAPTAGGEVRVWVWHV from the coding sequence ATGCCTGACCGCGGCCAGCTTTCGCTGTCGATTGTTGAGGCTGGCGTCGGTGTTGTCTTCGTCCTCGCGGTCGCGCTCGGTTTCGCGCTCGGGGTGCCAGCCCCAGATACCGAAACGCCGCAGCTAGACGCTTACGCCGACGACGTTGCAACGGTGCTCGCAAACGAGCCACCGCGGCACGGCGGCGAGACGCGGCTCGAAGAGGTCACACGGAGCCCGGCAGCCTTCGACCGCGAGCGCGACGCGCTAGAGAGCCGCGTCGACCGACTGTTGTCGGCCAACCTGATGTATCGGCTCGAAACGCCACACGGCGCTGTCGGCTACGAGCGGCCGGCCGGGTCGCCAGCCGGGCAAGCGACCGCGCCAACCGCCGGCGGGGAGGTGAGAGTATGGGTCTGGCACGTCTGA
- a CDS encoding DUF7263 family protein — translation MSRGQANLPALAIALLVLTTVAVLAVTIADASVRGAERNAADRAVATATADRLVAADSAATVRGNVLNGSLDADSVAASLPPDVDARVALDGEAVYERGDPTGGETARRIVLVADQQAVEVEPPFEFRSVTLPRRSPRATLDIEPSADIETVRANDRVVLYEPGGLDGTYEVPLSRYETTTLRVDGFPDDGEVTVTYYPRQTQKALLEVTVNA, via the coding sequence GTGAGCCGCGGTCAGGCCAACCTCCCGGCGCTGGCGATTGCGCTGTTGGTGCTCACCACTGTCGCCGTGCTCGCGGTGACGATTGCGGATGCGTCCGTACGCGGTGCCGAGCGGAACGCTGCTGACCGGGCGGTCGCGACCGCGACCGCTGACCGGCTCGTCGCCGCCGATAGCGCGGCGACGGTCCGCGGCAACGTACTGAACGGCAGCCTCGATGCCGACTCGGTTGCGGCTAGCCTTCCGCCAGATGTCGACGCCCGTGTCGCGCTTGACGGCGAGGCGGTTTACGAGCGTGGCGACCCAACTGGGGGTGAGACGGCCCGCCGGATTGTCCTCGTTGCGGACCAGCAGGCCGTCGAAGTCGAGCCACCCTTCGAGTTCCGGTCGGTAACGCTCCCACGGCGGAGCCCGCGGGCAACGCTCGATATCGAGCCGAGCGCCGACATTGAGACCGTTCGAGCCAACGACCGGGTCGTCCTCTACGAGCCGGGTGGCCTCGACGGCACCTATGAGGTCCCGCTGTCCCGATACGAGACGACCACGCTCCGCGTCGACGGGTTCCCGGACGACGGCGAGGTGACCGTCACCTACTATCCACGGCAAACACAGAAAGCGCTCTTGGAGGTGACGGTCAATGCCTGA
- a CDS encoding DUF7266 family protein: MRDRCVPPADRRAMSPVVGKAMEATLVVLYLGIVTAALYGGAVPEYRAAAGTELAERAAADAATDIERSIPPDVAAAETRTVVELPPTIAGEAYRVEADGDRLAVDHPNPGIEASVPLSLPDRVVAVDGTWNSGDRTVAVVTTTEDGLEVQLS, translated from the coding sequence ATGCGTGACCGCTGTGTGCCGCCCGCCGACCGGCGGGCGATGAGCCCCGTCGTCGGGAAGGCGATGGAGGCGACGCTCGTCGTCCTCTATCTCGGCATCGTTACCGCGGCGCTGTATGGCGGCGCAGTGCCGGAGTACCGGGCCGCAGCCGGAACGGAACTGGCCGAGCGAGCGGCTGCCGACGCGGCGACGGACATCGAACGGTCCATTCCGCCCGACGTGGCGGCCGCCGAGACCCGCACCGTTGTCGAACTGCCGCCGACAATCGCTGGCGAAGCCTACCGCGTCGAGGCCGATGGCGACCGACTCGCCGTTGACCACCCGAACCCGGGGATAGAAGCGTCAGTGCCGCTGTCGCTTCCGGACCGAGTCGTCGCCGTCGACGGAACATGGAACAGCGGCGACCGAACGGTCGCGGTCGTTACCACCACGGAAGACGGGCTGGAGGTGCAGCTGTCGTGA
- a CDS encoding DUF7289 family protein, with the protein MSRRAQSNVVGVALLLGIAVVSMGALTATVGMLVDSNAAAADAERVAADFDATFEPVAATGPQRGTVTFGEGRLTTVDRTVEIRVDGVTVETVQADALVYESDDRRVAFHSGAVVRGQAGEAWLETPPPITVDDDLIIVGVARLGDDIRTVSGSGGVTTTVRTNVSHSRTDLGTATVSVAVETAAPGAWERYFERHGASVDRRSGDPPTVEATFDGDRTGYLVVHDLAAEVGGHA; encoded by the coding sequence ATGAGCCGACGCGCTCAGTCGAACGTCGTCGGCGTTGCGTTGCTGCTCGGCATCGCAGTCGTGTCGATGGGAGCGCTCACCGCGACTGTCGGTATGTTGGTCGACTCGAACGCCGCGGCCGCCGACGCCGAACGCGTCGCCGCCGACTTCGATGCGACGTTCGAGCCCGTCGCCGCGACCGGCCCGCAGCGCGGGACGGTGACGTTCGGCGAGGGGCGTCTTACGACTGTCGACCGCACCGTCGAAATCAGAGTCGACGGCGTCACTGTAGAGACGGTGCAGGCAGACGCGCTCGTTTACGAATCCGACGACCGCCGCGTCGCCTTCCACTCGGGTGCGGTCGTTCGGGGACAGGCCGGCGAGGCGTGGCTGGAGACGCCGCCGCCCATAACGGTCGATGATGACCTGATTATTGTCGGCGTCGCCCGTCTTGGCGACGACATTCGGACCGTCTCCGGCAGCGGCGGCGTCACGACGACCGTCCGGACGAACGTCAGCCACAGCCGGACCGACCTCGGGACGGCGACGGTCTCGGTCGCTGTCGAGACGGCTGCCCCCGGTGCGTGGGAACGATACTTCGAGCGACACGGCGCGAGCGTCGACCGACGCTCCGGCGACCCGCCGACCGTTGAGGCGACCTTCGACGGCGACCGAACCGGCTACCTCGTCGTTCACGACCTTGCCGCGGAGGTCGGTGGCCATGCGTGA